In the genome of Bremerella sp. JC817, the window ATGTTGAAGACGCTGCCCACGACTACGCGATTGTCCCTGGTGAGCCGGAGAACAGCGAAGCGTTCCTTCGTATGACGGCCGAAGATGTTTCGGAGCGGATGCCGCCCGTCGATTCCAACCTGAAGCTCTCGGCCGACGAGATTGAACTCTTGCGCCGCTGGATTGCTCAGGGAGCCAAGTACGATCAGCACTGGGCCTTTAAACGCATCGAGAAACCCGCCGTTCCCGAAATTGCCGACGACAACTGGTCCCGCAACGAAATCGACAAGTTCGTCCTGGCCCGGTTAAAGAAGGAAGGCCTACAGCCGAATCCGGCGGCCGAGCCTTGGCGACAGTTGCGACGGTTGACGTTCGATCTGAATGGCTTGCCTCCCACGCTAGAAGAACTTGATCAGTTCGAGGCCGACCCCAGCGAAGCGAACTACGGCGCCACGGTTGATCGGCTGCTCGCTTCGCCTCGCTTTGGAGAACGGCTGGCGGCCGAGTGGCTCGACGCGGCTCGCTATAGCGATACGTACGGCTACCAGGTCGATCGCGAACGCTTCGTTTGGCCGTGGCGCGACTGGGTGATTCGATCGTTGAACGCGAACATGCCTTACGATCAATTCATCACCCAGCAAATCGCAGGCGACCTCCTTCCGGACGCGACGAAAGAGACGATTCTCGCGACGACCTTCTGTCGGCTTCATCCCCAAAAGGTCGAAGGGGGAAGTATCCCGGAAGAATTCCGCGTTGAATACGTCGCGGATCGTAGTCAGACGGTGGCGACTGCCTTCCTTGGGCTGACCATGGAATGCTGCCGTTGTCACGACCATAAGTACGACCCGCTCAGCCAGCGCGAGTACTATCAGATGTTCGCGTTCTTCAATAGCATCGACGAAGCAGGGCTGTATTCGTACTTCACGCCTGCGATTCCAACGCCAACCATGCTGCTGACCGACGAGAAGCAGACAGCGAATCTCGAACATCTCGATCAGCAGGTGCGCGATCTCGAAACGGCGCTTGCCGATCATCTTAAGTCCGCACCGATGCGAACGAATTTCGATGTTGCGAGGCCGCACGCCATCGAAACGCTGACGTTCGACGAAGGGAACGTGGGAAACAACTCGGCCATCATCGGCAAGCAAGGCCAAGGTATTCGTCTGACCGGTGACGACGCAGTGAATCTGTCGCAGGGAAATTTTCAACGCCACCAGCCATTCTCGGTTTCACTCTGGATGAAGACGCCGGATCGGAAAGACCGGGCCGTGATCTTTCATCGTTCGCGGGCATGGACCGATGCCGCCAGTCGCGGGTACGAACTGCTGCTGGAAGATGCGAAGCTGAAATGGTCCCTCATTCACTTCTGGCCTGGCAACGCGATCAGTATTCAGGCCAAGCAAGAGTTTCCGCTGAATACCTGGCAGCAAGTCGTCGTCACGTACGATGGCTCGAGCAAGGCGAGCGGCCTGAAGATTTACGTCGAAGGTGTTCCCGTTGAAGTCGATGTCGTCCGCGATCAGTTGACCAAGCAGATCACCGGCGGCGGCCACGATCATATCGCGATTGGCGAACGGTTCCGCGACCGGGGCTTCAAACAGGGAGAAGTCGATGAGTTCGCCCTGTACGACAAGTGCTTAACGCCTGCGGAAGTGTCCGTGCTTCAAGACGATCGTCCCAGTCCGGAAGCCGTTTCCGAGTATGTTGCCTGGAAGCTTGACGAAGTCTCGCTTGGTCTGCAGCAGCAACTGGCTGATGCTCGTCAGGCCCGGAACAAGGCATACGATCAAGCCAAAGAAATCATGGTCATGCGCGAGCTCGACGAGCCTCGGCCAACGTTCTTATTGGCTCGCGGATCGTACGATGCCCCGGCCGATCCGGTGAGTCCGATGACGCCATCCGCTTTGCCACCTTTCAACGAGCAATGGCCAACGAATCGATTGGGCCTGGCTCAATGGATTGTGGATCGAGAGAACCCACTCACGGCGCGAGTTGCGGTGAATCGCTACTGGCAATTGCTGATGGGGGATGGTCTGGTGCGGACGCCGGAAGACTTCGGCAGCCAAGGCAGCCCGCCGACATATCCGCAACTGCTCGATTGGCTGGCCGCCGATTTCATC includes:
- a CDS encoding DUF1553 domain-containing protein produces the protein MLIALVGLSAMLPTFAYAEDEVDFATQIRPILSDRCFHCHGPDAEGRAADLRLDVEDAAHDYAIVPGEPENSEAFLRMTAEDVSERMPPVDSNLKLSADEIELLRRWIAQGAKYDQHWAFKRIEKPAVPEIADDNWSRNEIDKFVLARLKKEGLQPNPAAEPWRQLRRLTFDLNGLPPTLEELDQFEADPSEANYGATVDRLLASPRFGERLAAEWLDAARYSDTYGYQVDRERFVWPWRDWVIRSLNANMPYDQFITQQIAGDLLPDATKETILATTFCRLHPQKVEGGSIPEEFRVEYVADRSQTVATAFLGLTMECCRCHDHKYDPLSQREYYQMFAFFNSIDEAGLYSYFTPAIPTPTMLLTDEKQTANLEHLDQQVRDLETALADHLKSAPMRTNFDVARPHAIETLTFDEGNVGNNSAIIGKQGQGIRLTGDDAVNLSQGNFQRHQPFSVSLWMKTPDRKDRAVIFHRSRAWTDAASRGYELLLEDAKLKWSLIHFWPGNAISIQAKQEFPLNTWQQVVVTYDGSSKASGLKIYVEGVPVEVDVVRDQLTKQITGGGHDHIAIGERFRDRGFKQGEVDEFALYDKCLTPAEVSVLQDDRPSPEAVSEYVAWKLDEVSLGLQQQLADARQARNKAYDQAKEIMVMRELDEPRPTFLLARGSYDAPADPVSPMTPSALPPFNEQWPTNRLGLAQWIVDRENPLTARVAVNRYWQLLMGDGLVRTPEDFGSQGSPPTYPQLLDWLAADFIEHGWDVKRLLRQIVTSATYQQASTASADKLQRDPENRLLARGSKFRMSAEMVRDNALATSGLLVEQIGGAPAKPYEVSSSFKPVGHDHGNGLYRRSLYTFWQRTSPAPAMMTFDASKRDVCQLKRERTSSPLQALVLLNGPQYVEAAKMLAASVLQSSESEASEVQIQKVFRLLTSRNATTEEMAILTQLFQEQQEHFAAHPDQIGQLLGAGEAKVPEKLDPTTLAALTVVANMVMNFDGCVTRR